The nucleotide window GCGCACGGGCCGCGCCGTCTCGGTGTCTGCAGGCGAGCCCTATCGCGCGCGTCTGCTCCCCCTGCCGGGGTTCCTTGCCGGCCGGGACCTCGGTGGCCCGGACGATATCCTCGACGGTCTCAGGCTCACGGGACATTTCCTGGAGCGTCATCTTTTCGCTGGCGATCGCGTGACCATTCCGCCGGCGCGGGAGCGATTTGTGGCCCGTCTGGCTCGCTTGTCCACAAGATGCGGTGATACAAGCGCGTCATGACTGAGGTGCTTGACGCCCCCGATATCGAACCCGTCCCCCTCGCCGAGGCGCTCACCGAGCGCTACCTGGCCTACGCGATGTCGACCATCACGTCGCGCTCGCTGCCCGATGTGCGGGACGGCCTGAAACCGGTCCACCGCCGGCTGCTCTATGCCATGCGCCAGCTTCGGCTCGACCCGCGCGAGGGCTTCAAGAAGTCGGCCCGGGTCGTCGGCGACGTGATCGGCAAATACCACCCCCATGGCGACCAGGCGATTTATGACGCCCTGGTTCGTCTGGCCCAGGAGTTCGCGGCCCGCTACCCGCTGGTCGACGGCCAGGGCAACTTCGGCAACATCGACGGCGATAACGCTGCGGCCATGCGATACACCGAGGCGCGCATGACCGGGGTCGCCATGGCGCTCCTGGAAGGTCTGGACGATGACGCGGTCGACTTTCGCGATACCTATGACGGCTCCGAGGAGGAGCCGGTCGTCTTGCCGGCGCGGTTCCCGAACCTTCTGGCCAACGGTGCCAGCGGCATTGCCGTCGGCATGGCGACCAGCATTCCGCCGCACAATGTCGACGAGCTCTGCCAGGCCCTGGTCCATCTGGTCGATAAACCGGGCGCCACGCTCGAAACGCTGGTCGGCATGGTGCAGGGGCCCGATTTCCCGACCGGCGGCGAGCTGGTCGAATCGCGCGCCGCGGTCATGGAGGCCTATGCAACGGGCCGCGGCTCGTTTCGTCTGCGGGCGCGCTGGAGGATCGAGGATCCGGGACGCGGGACCTACCGGATCGTCGTCACCGAGGTGCCGTACCAGATCCGGAAGTCGAAGCTGATCGAGCGGATCGCGGAGCTCATCGAGGCGCGCAAGCTGCCGCTGCTCGAAAGTGTGAACGATGAATCGGTCGAGGATATCCGGCTCGTCCTGACACCGAAGAACCGATCCGTCGATGCCGCCGTCCTGATGGAGTCGCTGTTCCGTGCGACCGATCTGGAAACGCGGTTCTCACTCAACATGAATCTGCTCGACTCCACCGGCGTGCCGCGGGTGATGAACCTGCGCGAGACATTGCAGGCCTTCATCGACCACCGGCGTGAGGTGCTGCTGCGCCGCTCGAACCACAGGCTGGAGAAGATCGCGCGGCGCCTGGAGATCCTGGAAGGCTATCTCGTCGTTTATCTCAACCTCGACGAGGTGATCCGCATCATCCGCGAGGCGGACGAACCAAAACCCGCCCTGACGAAGCGTTTCAAGCTGACCGAGGTCCAGGCCGAAGCGATCCTCAACATGCGTCTGCGCAGCCTGCGCAAGCTCGAAGAGATGGAGATCGCGCGGGAAAGGACGGCGCTGACCGACGAGCGGAAGGACCTCAAGGGGCTGGTCAGGAGCAAGGCCAGGCAGAAAAGGGCTCTGAAGACCGAATTCAGGGACATCCGCGCGGCCTTCGGCGCCAGGACCGATCCGGGCCGTCGGCGCACCGTGGTGGGCGATGCACCGACCGGGATCGAAGTCCCGATCGATGCCACGATCGAGCGCGAGGCCGTCACCGTCGTGCTGTCGGCCAGGGGCTGGATCCGCGCCGCCAGGGGACATGGCGACCAGGTCGGCGCGCTTCGCTACAAGGAAGGCGACCGCGAGCGGTTCCGGGCGGAGGCCTGGACGACCGACAAGGTGCTTGTGTTTGCCACCAATGGCCGCTTCTACACCCTGG belongs to Rhodospirillales bacterium and includes:
- the parC gene encoding DNA topoisomerase IV subunit A, whose product is MTEVLDAPDIEPVPLAEALTERYLAYAMSTITSRSLPDVRDGLKPVHRRLLYAMRQLRLDPREGFKKSARVVGDVIGKYHPHGDQAIYDALVRLAQEFAARYPLVDGQGNFGNIDGDNAAAMRYTEARMTGVAMALLEGLDDDAVDFRDTYDGSEEEPVVLPARFPNLLANGASGIAVGMATSIPPHNVDELCQALVHLVDKPGATLETLVGMVQGPDFPTGGELVESRAAVMEAYATGRGSFRLRARWRIEDPGRGTYRIVVTEVPYQIRKSKLIERIAELIEARKLPLLESVNDESVEDIRLVLTPKNRSVDAAVLMESLFRATDLETRFSLNMNLLDSTGVPRVMNLRETLQAFIDHRREVLLRRSNHRLEKIARRLEILEGYLVVYLNLDEVIRIIREADEPKPALTKRFKLTEVQAEAILNMRLRSLRKLEEMEIARERTALTDERKDLKGLVRSKARQKRALKTEFRDIRAAFGARTDPGRRRTVVGDAPTGIEVPIDATIEREAVTVVLSARGWIRAARGHGDQVGALRYKEGDRERFRAEAWTTDKVLVFATNGRFYTLGCDKLPGGRGYGDPVRLMLDLGNDVDIVAMTVFQGGRRFLVASSEGRGFVVPEDGVAAQTRNGKQVLNVSGRAEAVTARVVDGDHVAVVGENRKVIVFPLDELPEMTRGRGVILQRYKSGGLSDVKTFRLADGLSWQSGNRTRTETRTGDWVGKRGQAGRLAPAGFASSNKFG